ACGCAGACCGCGCCCAACCCGCGTCAAAAAGCAGCATTTCGGCCCCTTTTCTCTGCTTTTCGACGCAAATTGCACCCGCCCCTGCGCAGCGCCACGGCGGAACCTCGCTAGGCCCCCGCTACTTCACCTGCATGAAGTCGGAGTCCTGGAGATAGCCCTTGCCGGCGGTGATGTCGTACTGGATGAGCTGGTAGTCGTGCATGAGCTGCCTGGTCTTCTTGTCGAAGTCTTTGGCGGCCATCGGGTGTCCCTTGGCGTCCAGGTAGATCGGCTGGCCCTCGGGGATGCGGTCCCAACCCTGGATCTGGTTGACGACGGGCGGCTCGATGGCGGAGACCTTGCCGTGCAGGTCGGTGAGGAAAGCGAGGTAGGGGCTCACCTTGGCGTCGTTCTGCTCGGCGGCCTGGGCCATGAAGAAGTTCGGCGAGGAATACGCGGCGTCGACGCTCTTGACGCCCTGCCGCCCGCTGGCCTTGTTGGACCAGATGAAATAGTCCGTCTCGTGCAGCGCTAGGGAGTTCTTCGTGTCCTCGCTGGCGGTGGAGTAGATGCCGGGCAGGTGGTCGCCGTAGAAGACGACGGTGACGGGCTTATTGACCGCGTCAAGCTGCGAGAGGAACTTCGTGGTGGCCTTGTCGGTGAGGTTCACGCCTTTGGCGTAGGTGTTAATCGACTCGTTCTCGTCGCTTTTCAGTGGCTTCGACGGGTCGGACGAGGTGGCCTTGAACGTGTTGCCGCTATACCAATTGTGGTAGGGCATGTGGTTCTGCATCGTGGCCAGCTGCACGAACTGGTTCGACTTGGTCTTCGACACCTCGTCGACCACGCTCTGATAGGCGGACTGGTCGGAGACGTAGGGCGACTTGTCGATTTTGGCCTGGTGGGCGATGACGTCCGGCGGCTCGAGCGTGTAGAAGTGCGAGATGCCGAACTTCTTGTAGTTCTGGGCGCGCGAATACATCGAGGGCTCATAGGGGTGGAAGGCCACGGAGTTCTTCTCGGCGCCCCAGAGCTGGTTGACCGTCGGCGTCCATTTCTCGCCCGGCACGAGCTGCTGGTACGGGCTGGTCAGCGACGGGTCGAAGTTGGCCATCGACAGGCCGGTGAGGCTCATGTATTCAAGGTTCGCGGTGCCACCGCCGTAGCCCGAGGAGAGCATGAGGCCGCTGGTCGTCTGGTCCTTGATCGAGCGGATGCCCGGCATCGGGTCGTGGTTGACCTCCACGCCCGGCACGCGCGTCGGGTCGGAATAGGATTCGGAGAGCACAAAGATGACGGTGCCGTCGTCAAGGTTGGACGAGCGGGTCTTGTTGATCCGCGCGGCCTCGGCCGTATAGCGCTTGGCGACCTGCTTCATCGTCGCCTCGCTGTAGTCATCCGGCTGGTCCATCACATGCGGGTTGACCTGGCCCAGGAACGAGACAAGCGGGCCGTTGCGCTGGGCGTCGTAGACGGAATCCCACATCGAGGGGATGTCGCCCATGGCCTTGGCGAAGGTATTGGTGAAACTATTGACCGAGCTGACCTGCGCGCCATAGCCTGCGACCAGCAGCAGCGGCACGATGAGCAGCATGATGCGGCTGACCGCGCCGATGGATTTGCCTTGGCGACTGCTGCCGGCGAAGACCTTGCCATGACGCTCGTCGAAATGGCTCAGCAGCACGAAGATGACCACGAAGGCCACCATGGCGGCCACGGCGCCGGCGATCAGCGGCCCGGAACCGCTGGGAATGAAGCTCACGATCGACCCGGCGTCGCCGTTGGAGACGAAGCTCAGGTCGGAGGGCAGGATGGTCTCGTAGCGCGCGCTGACCTTGAAATGCTCCACCACGGCGATCAGCACGACCATCACGAGCAGCACCGGCGTGGCCACCCAGAAGCGGTTGAAGAGCATGATAAGCGCCAGATAAATGAGCCCCAAAAGCAGCATGTTGAGCACGATGACGAAATTGCCCTTGGTCCACATCTTGGAGACCAAATCCCACACGCCGTCCAATGGGCTCGCCAACTGCACGCGCGTGCTGGCCTGGGTGACGCCCCATTGCAGGATGAGCACGGCGGCGATGTCGAAGACGACAAAGAGGAGCACATAGCCCCACACCGGAATCCGGAAACGCCTCGGTTTCGACGGGTTCTGTTCCTGTTTTTGTTCTTTGTCGGCATAATCGGAGGCCACGCCATCCGAAAGTTCGACGTTTATATCACTTGGGGCTTCATCCGTCGTCTTTTTCGTATCCGTCACGTCCGTCGTGTCCATCACGCCGTCCGTTGTGTCCTTCGTATCCGTCACGCTCTTCACATCCCGCATAGCACCATCCACGGAACCGGTCTGCTCCGATTCCTTGTCGTTGTCGTCATTATCGCGATCATCCTGTCGCTGCGTCTGTTTCATACGTCTTGTACCATTCAACGAAAACAAAGCCGATACCGGCCATGGCCAACAATACTGTTCTCCCGGCGGCCATTCATCCGCCCTGTGCTCAACTCTTGTGTCATTGTCATCTCTCACCGCGACAAACGCCGGACGCCGGGCCCTCGGCGAGCACCCGCACACCGGCCTGCGACATCGTCCCTGAGAACGATTGTGCAAGTTCGAAGACGACGCATAGAATCAGTGATGGTAATCACGCTTGGACGGCACAGAAGGAAACAATGAACTGGTTCTTCAAGATTCAAATCATCAACGGATGGCTTCCCAAGACGATGCTCGTCCTGAGCGTGATCGGACTCGCCGTCGTCATCATCCTCAAGTCCAAAAAGGGCTGGCTCAAGCCGTTGTTGAAGCAGCTCGGCTTCGGCGTGATCGGCCTGGCGCTGGGCGGCTTGGTGGTCTGGCTGCTTTCCGACGTCTTCAAGGTCTTCGGCGTAAGCCTGGGCTGGGTGGTGATGACCACGATCGCGGTGGGCATCGGCGTCATCTCGGCGCTGGTGGCGGCAATCGTGCAGTCCAAGGGTTTGCGACGCGGGGTGGCGGCGGTCACCATCGTCTTCGCGCTCATCTATTGCGGCATCAGCGTCGACAAGATCTACGGCGAATACACCACCGTCGGCTCGCTTTTCGGCGTCCCGCAATTCTCGCGCCTCGACGAGGATTCCGTGCACGACGCCACGATGAGCGTCAAGGAATGGCGCAAGCTCGCCGCGCACGACGACCTGCCCTCCATGCCCAAGCACGGCGAGGTCCATTCAATCAAGATCCCCGCCACGAAATCCGGATTCGGCGCGCGCACCGCCGACGTCTACCTGCCGCCGGCCGCCCTGAGCAACACTCCCCCGGCGCTTCCGGTCATGGTCGTCCTCGCCGGCCAGCCAGGCAGCCCCGACCGCTATTTCAGCGCCGGACAGCTGGGCAAGATGCTCAACACCTACGCGGCCAAGCATGACGGCCTGGCCCCCATCGCCGTCTCGCCCGACCAGAACGGCGCGCTGGTGCACAACACGCTGTGCACCGACACGAAGGTCTATGGCAACGCCGAGACCTACCTCGTCAAAGACGTCACCTCGTGGGTGAAAAGCTCGCTGCCGGTGGCCAAGTCATCGCAGCAATGGCTCATCGGCGGGTTCTCCCAGGGCGGCACCTGCGCCACGCAGCTGGGCCCGGCCTATCCCAACATCTACGGCCACATCTTCTCGGCGGGCGGCGAAATCGAGCCGACCGACGGCAGCCACAAGAAGACGGTGCAACGCTACTTCGACGGCAAGGAATCGGAGTTCGACAAGCATGTGCCCATCAACATCATCAAAGCCAACGCGCCCTCGAAGCAGACCTGGTTTTCAGCCGCTGGCGAATGGGACGGAAAATCCCAGAAGAACCAGGTGGCCATCTCCAAGGCGGCCATGAACGCCGGCATGAGCGCCACCACGGTGATTGTGAAGTCCACCGGGCACGATTGGCACACGGTGCAGGCCGGCATGGAGGCGCAAATCGACATGTTTGGCACAGAAACCGGGCTGGGAGAAACCCATAAGACGATAAACGATTATCCTAAGCTACAGGTAGTGGCAGCGAACACAAACAAAGAGACCGACTGATCCAAGCTCTGGCGAGGAAATAGATTGACAACAGACGAAAGCCGAACAATGCACGACAACGAAAACACCGAAGCCACGGCGAACGTTCCACAGCAGCCGCAACAGCAGGGCGCGCAGCACGGCAACCACGAGGCGGAGCAAGCCATGAAACGTCAGTCGCAGGACGGCCGGAACGGGCAAAACGAGCAAAACGGCCAGACGGACCGGACGGCCCAGCAGGATTCCGGGCAGCCGGCGCAGCCAGCGTTGCCGGAACGGCCGAAACCGCAGCAGCAGCCAAAGCAAAAGAAACAGCAGCCTCCGCAGAACAACAAGGGCAGCCAGCAAAAGTCGCAAGCCCAGCAGAACCCGCAGCCCCAGCCCAAAAAGCAGCACAACAACTCCAGGCCCTCCAAGCCGCGCAAGCCCTCCAGCTGGCGCATCCTCGGCATGGATGTCACCCAGTGGATGCGCGGCCACCTCTTCTCCATCGCCGTGGCGCTGGTCTTCTTCATCGGCAACATCGTCTATTGGGGCATCAAGGCATCGCGCCATCTGCGTCTGCCCGCCGGCCGCACGATGAGCCTCACCGAGATCCTGCTGCGCAACCCGCATCCGCACTCCCCGGGCACCTACAACCCCATCCACCAGGCCGACGTGCTGCCGTGGATCGGCCATATCCTGCGCTCGGCGGTTCTCGTGCGCAACCCCATCCTCATGATCATCTACACGCTGATCATCCTCGTGCTGCTCGCGGTGGCGCAAAGCAAGATGGGCGTGTGGAAGACGATTTTCTCATCCCTCTTCAGCTTCGCGGTCGGTGGCACGTTCGGACTTCTGGTCTGCGTGGCCGTGGATATGGGCATGCATGACTGGCAGCGCCTGGAGCAGCTGCCCGTACTGCTTTCGCCCCTGACCCTCATCATCGGCTCGTTGATGGCTGCCAGTGCCTACACGTCCGTGCTGTGGCGGCGCCGCATCCTGCTGCTCGCCTACACGTTCATCGGCACCCTGCTGCTCTTCAGCGGCAACCCCGGCGACTACTGCACGCTCGGCGCGGCGCTGGTCGGCCACGCCACCGGCCTGCTCATGCACGGCCCCGTCAAGGACCGCATCCACTGGAAGCGCGGCACCGACTACGAGATCCGCCACCTCTTCGCCCTGGCCCAACTGGTGCTGGCCATCGGCCCGCTGCTGGCGCTGACCTCCACCTCGCGCCTCGGCCCGCTCACCACGCTGGGCCTCTTCGCCTCCTCGATCTGGAGCGATTCGAGCCTGCTGACCTCATGCGGAGCCAACCCCGCGGCGCAAAGCTGCATCCTGCTCGCCCGCCAGCACCACATCGCCGTCGCGGGCCTCTGGCTGCACATGCTCCTGCCCATGGCCGCCCTCGCCATCGTGGCCTGGGGCCTTTCACGTGGCCGCCGGCTCGCCGCCTGGGTGAGCATGGTGCTCAACGGCTCGGCCATCGTCTTCGCCACGCTTTATTACATCGTCTTCCCGCTGACCATCACCCCGATGAGCCAGGACCTCGCCCGGCGCTACAACGTCATGCCCGCGTTCATCACCACGGTCCTGCCGCCGCTGCTGCTCATCATCTTCATGTCGCGCGAGCTCGCGCATTTCAGCATCAGGACCAGCAAACGCCAAGTAATCACCGGCATCAGCGCGATCGTCGGCATGCTTCTGGTCACCTGCGCCGGCTATATGACCTACGCGCTGGTCTCCCCCAACTCGTTCCGTCCGCGCCCGGGCGTCAAGCTGCTGCTGCTCGACATGATGCGTCGTCTGCTGCCCACCGGTTTCGGCGGCAGGAAGGCCACGCTCATCGCCCCGCAGACCATCCCGGCCACGCTGGTCAGCGAGGGCCTCACGGTCGTCTTCTGGCTCACCGTGCTCATCGTCTTCATCCTCTGGTTCCGCGACCATGTCACCGAGGACGAGCGCGGCCGCGTGCAGGCCGGCGAGCTGATCCGCCACGGTGGCGAGTCCATGAGCTTCATGACCACCTGGGAGGGCAACCACTACTGGTTCTCCTCCACCGGCCGCACGGGCATCGCCTACCGCGTGCTGCACGGCATCGCGCTGACGGTCACCGGGCCGTTCGGCGACCCGGCCGAATACCAGCAGGCCATGCGCGAGTTCATGGCGTTCTGCGAGACCAAGGGCTGGTCGCCCTCCTTCTACGCGGTGCATGACGACCAGCGCGAGGAGCTGGAGTCGCTGGGGTGGTCGTCCATCCAGGTGGGCACCGAGATGGTCATCGACCCCAACAAGTGGGAGACGCGCGGCAAGAAATGGCAGGATATCCGCACCGCCATCAACAAGGCCAAGCGCGACGGCATCACCGACGTGCTCACCACCTACAACCAGGCCGGTTTCGAGATCGACCAGCAGATCGTGGAGATCTCGGAGCAGTGGGCCCAGCTCAAGGCGCTGCCCGAGATGAAGTTCACGCTCGGCGGCATCGAGGAGCTGCGCGACGAGCGTGTGGCGCTGCTCTACGCCTTGGATGCCGATGGCAAGGTGCTGGGCGTCACCAGCTGGCTGCCCACCTACCGCGAGGGCCGCATCGTCGGCTGGACGCTCGATTTCATGCGTCATCGCACCGACAGCCCCAACGGCACCATGGAGTTCCTCATCGCCCGCATGGCCGAGCGCCTGCGTGACCAAGGCCGCGAGAACCCGGAGAACGCCGTCGAGTTCATGAGCCTTTCGGCCGCGCCTCTGGCCGGCATGGGCGTCGGTCGCGAGAAGCCCAAGGCCGCCGCGACCGCCGAGGCCAAGGCCGAGGGTAAGTCTGAAGGGAAGAACGGGAAGGTCGAGAAGGCTGCCACAAAGGCCGATGTCAAAACCGAGAAGGCTAAAGGGAAGCCTGGCACCGAATCTGCGGCCAAGCCTGAAGCCACGAATAACGGCAAGAACGCGCAAGCCGCCGCCCAACCGGACGCGGCAAAGGCCGACTCTGCCAAAGCCGGTTTCTCTAAGTCCGGTTCCTCAAAGACCGATGACGCATCGGACAAGACCACGGCCAAGCCAGCCAAAGAGCCAATCGCCTCGCCCTCGGGCACGGAGATCATCGAGCACGCCCTGCAGATCGTCGCGGACATTCTGGAACCGGCCTACGCCTTCAAGTCGCTCTTCTTCTTCAAGCGCAAGTTCCAGCCGATGCCGGCCCCAATCTACATCTGTTACCCCGATTCGGCCAAGCTCGCGCAGATCGGCATCGCCGTGGTCAACGCCTACGTGCCTGAGCTCAAGCCCGCGCAGGTGGTCGAGATCCTCAAGACCATGACCGCCAACAGCAAATCCGGGCACTGAAAGGTTCTGTTGCCAGCAGCTGTGTAATAACCTCTGAGATATTAAAAGTGGTGGGCCGGATCGTGTATATACGCACGATCCGGCCCACTTTTGTATTCAGCTAACCGATTTACCCGATTGCCCGTCTACTGCGCCTCGACCTCCTGCTGGCAGTCCGGGCACAGGCCGAAGACCTCGAGCGTGTGCGAGATGACCGTGAACCCGTGCTTCTCGGCCACGGTGCGCACCCACTGCTCCGGCGGCTCGATCTCGACGGTCTTGCCGCAGTTGGCGCACACCAGGTGATGGTGGTGCTCGCCGTCCTGGCACATGCGGAACATCTGCTGGTCGTTCAGGTGAATCGTGTCGGCCTGGCCGTCGTCGGCGAGCGCGTTGAGCTGCCGGTAGACCGTGGAGAGGCCGATACCTTGGCCGTCGTCGCTCAGCTTGCGGTAGAGATCCTGCGCGGAGACGAAATCATCACAGCTCGAAAGCGCCTCCATCACGGCGTCCTTCTGCCAGGTATGCTGGCGGCCACGGCGGCCTGATCGCAGCATCCCCGCGCCCTTCCGTTCCGGCTTCGCTTCCACTTGCATGACCTCCCAGCACCACGCACCGTGCCACATCCGGCGCATGAATAAGAATATGACAAACGCCAATTATACTTCTTTGAGCCCTGCAACGAAACCCCTCGCCATGCCGGTTTGGGCGTTTGAAAATGGACCTTGGCAATCAGCAGGATTTGGTACTCACATGGCTGATCGCAGCACTAAAATAGCTAATCGCACGATAATTCAGAATCCACCTGCCAATATCCGGAACACAAAAACGATTCCGGCCTGCTGTGGACGCGGAAGTTATCGCCTATCCCCTATTTCGGTTCCTAGCCTGTGACGCAATCCGTTCCCGCGAATCAGGAAGTTAGGGCTACAGGCAAAAAGTTGATTGCCACCGGAATTTGGCCTGCATGCCTACATCCTGAATCGACGACAGCTCATCGAAAAACGCCACCGGCTACTACCCATGACGTTGAAACCAGTGCTTGACGGAACCTAGATCAGGAAACGACCTGGCGAAGCACGAATAACTAGCGGATAAAGCTGCTAACGGACCAACTCGATCTTCTTGACGCCCTCTTTCTTGGTAGGGCGGTAGAGCACAAAGCGGTGGCCGATGACCTGCACCAGCTGCGCGCCGATCTGCCCGGCCAGCGTCTCGCCGACCTCGCGCTCGTCGACGGGACAGCCATCCTGCACCACGCCCTTGAGCAGCTCGTGCGATTCGAGCGTCTCCGAGGCCTGCTTCACCGCGGCGTCGGTGACCCCGTTCTTGCCGATCCACAGCATCGGCGAGGTCTTGCTCGCCAACGCCTTCAGCTGCTTGATCTGCCGTTTGTTAAGTTTCGTCGCCATCTCTTACATCCTTAAATTTCTATCTATTCGTTACATCACAATGAGCAATTCGTCTACACATGCAATCTTGTCTGTACGATTCTTACCGCACCAACTATAGCAATGTACCCTCATACATCACCCTGGATTCCTGACTAACTCGTATTCCGCTAAAGATTCAGCTATTCACATAGTAAACCCAGTGTAGTCATAGTCTCTTTCGTTGGAGCGCCGAACTCATCGCTATCGATCTCAGCGCCGCAATCCTCTTCAAAACCTGAATATTTCTCTTTTATCGGTATAATAAACAAATACTGTCATTCGCAAAAAAGGAGGCTTCATGGCTCAGATTACTGTTCAACCAGCAACACTGCGCTGGGCCGTTTCCCAAAGCGGACATGACGTAGAAGCGATTGCTTCTCGACCGGGGCTCACACAGCTTCCGCAGTGGCTGCAGGCGAAACGCCCCATCAGCCTTTCCTTCACCAAAATCTCTGATTTGAGCAAGGCTTTGCAGATTCCTTTCGGACGTCTGGTACGCACTTCCGTGCCACCGACGCACGAAGATGAACTCGTCAAATTCAGAACGCTCAACAACAACGCCGCGCCATTGAGCAAAAGCCTTGAAGACATCATCGCCAAAATGCGAATCCGTCAGACTTGGGCACATGACGAAATGATGAGTCTTGGTTTGGGAACAAACACATTCGTGGGTTCTCTCCACAATACGAGAAGCGCCAAGGAAATCGCCCAATCCATTATTCAGGCTCTCCAATTGCCGGAGCGGTGGACATTCGGCAAAAGCGACCGCAAACGCTTTAATTTTTTGAGAGAGATGCTATCCAATGTCGGCATCATGACCATGGTCGATTCCGAAGTCGCGAAGAATGAAAAACTCGACATCCAAGAATTTCGGGCCTTCACTCTTTTGGACGATATCGCTCCCCTCATTTTCATCAACCGCAATGACTCGGACAAGGCCATGCTGTTTTCCCTTCTGCACGAGCTCACCCATATCTTTTTGGGAGCCGAAGAACTATTCAACGCGACTGAAGCCGAATTCGACATCTCCGACCAGGAACGTCTCATCAATCAGACTGTTATGGAAATCATTTTGGGCGATTCCGATTTCAGAAAGGAATGGCTTAAAGAATCGAAAACAAAATCCTCCAGAATTGAAGTCGCTGAAACGTTCTCCAGTCACTATGGCTTAAGCGCGTTGTCCTTCCTCATCAAAGCCAAGCAAGAGGGACTCGCGAGCGAACGAGATATTGAAGCGGAATACACTCAACTTGCCCAAGTGCCTCCAAAACGAACAACAAAGAATGATGGTGGAAACCAGAACATCACCAATTCCTTCCACTTGGATAGCAGGTTTGTAAGTTTGGTGGAGCAAGGAATCAATTCCAATTCCATTTCCTATACCGACGGATTTTCCCTTCTTGGACTTAAATCCGAAAGAGCTTATGACGGTTTGCTCGCAGCGAAAGGAATGAATGATGGCACCACAATTCCTGCTTGACTCGAATATCTTCATCGAGTCCCATCGTCTCCATCACCCTTTCGGTTACGCCGAATTCCATCCTTTCTGGAAGTGGCTGGAACGTCTGAACAAGGCGAAGCGAATAATCATGCTCGATTCCGTCTATGCTGAATTGACGAAACGGGACAGCAGGAAGCACCTTGACGAACTAGGCGAATGGGTCGAGGCAACTTTTACTCCGCCTTTATCTCACCACTCCGATGAAATCGGTGCACTGTACGTGCAAATACAGGATTATCTGCAAGATTGCCAACTCTATACTCCTGAATCCTACGCACAATGGGAGCCTCTGGATAAAGCCGACCCTTGGTTGATCGCTGCGGCGATGGCCGAAAATGCCATTATCGTTACCAATGAACGAGCGGTTCATCCGACCCTAAACCAGAAACTCAGGCGAGAGCCCAAGATTCCGGATGTAGCCGAACATTTTCATGTCAAGACCATGACGCTCCGTGAATTCTTCGACGCCAACGGTTTCCTCAACGCGAAACCCTATCCGCTGCAGCCTTCGTTCTGAGAGCATAGGCGAATCCTGGCTACGAGAATGTTAAATGGAAAGACACGTTTTAGGACACAGCAAGGAGGTCGAAATGCCAGTGAATATGAACACAACCAAAAAAGTGATGCACCAGCTGGCCGATCCGAACGGTGTCGCACAGCTAAAACAACTCGGCTACAAGTTTGGAACTCCCGTGGTGGCCGCCGATTCGGAAGAATCGATGATTACCGTCTTCGATCGAATAGCGGAACTCACCAATGGAGACATTCTTCTGGTGGTCGATTTCGCCAGTCGCGGCCAGCTTTGCCTGATTCCAGTGTCGAGGGACGTCAACCGTATGGAACACTACGAGACTTTTGAGACGACGACCGATTCCGAATCAACCATCAGCATGTTGATCGACGATCTCCGCAACCGCAAAAGCAATCTCAAAGTGGTCATCAAATCTGGAAAACCTATGCTGGCCGATGTCAGGGAATCACACATCACCAACGCAGACAATGCGCTTGTCTAAAGAAGCCATCCCGAAACGTCGTTGTTCTTCACAGGCAACGACGTTTTTTCTTAAGAACTACAGAAGATATTACAGAACGATAATTATATTGGCTTTTATTTTTTAGAATGCTCAAAAAGAAGCATATCAACGGCTGATTTTTGTCACACATCCGCGTGTGGCAAGTGACCTCGGCAAGATCCGAACTCGCTAATAAACAGGTCAGATGGGATATTGGATTCTCATCGCCGGCACTGAGGATCCTGGAGGCTTGCGGTGAATGATGGAAAAATGCTGCTGTCGATACTCTTTTTGGCTGTGTATGTTTGGACGTTTTTGAATCTATAGCGTGGTTTAAAGCGTAGTCCCATTACTATCTGCCTGAAACCGTTGAGATCTCGGGCTTTTGGTGACCCCGGCGAGATTCGAACTCGCGACCTACAGATTAGAAGTCAGTTGCTCTATCCAGCTGAGCTACGGGGCCAAACAACAATCCGCCATTATATCAAGCACGTCTGACTCGACATCCCGCGCGCGGCCACGGAGTAGCGCTCCCGGCCTGTAGACTGGAACGTGGGCAAGGAGGTCACGGTGGACGGCGATCAAGGCAACGGCGGGACGGAAACTCAGCCTCACACGCCAATGGGGAAACGAGACCAGGCGAGACCTCACCAGACGTTTCATGACTTCTGGAGCGAGGCGTCGAGGACCTTCCCCAAGTACTCGGCGCTGATCTTCGCGCTGGCGTTCGTCTTCCAGATTCCCGACTCGGCGTATGTGGGCAATTTCGTGCTGTTCTTCCTGCAACCGGCGCTCATCATCGTGCTGTATGCCACCATGCTCAAGGCGCCGAGGCTTGTCTGGCAGCGCATAATCGCCCTCGCGCTGATCGCCGTGTGCATCTGGTCCGCGCCGTACACGCGCCATGGCGGGCAGCTGTTGGCCTATATCGTTATCGCCGAGGCGTCGCTGCTCTTCACTCCCCTGTTCGGCTACCTCGCCATTACGCTTTCGGCGCTGGTCATCTGGGTGATATCACCCGTGCTCAATGACCTGCGCACCTACCACACCTTGGAGTTCCAATCCTCCTCGATCTATATCCTCTTCGCCGGCATCCTCTTCATGCTCTACACGGTGCAATCGGGGAAACTGCAACACGCCAACACCAAGCTGCGGCATAACGTCCGCCAGATCGAATCGCTGACCCTTTCGCGCGAACGGGCCCGCATGGCCAGCGAGATGCACGATTCCATCGGCCAGCAGCTCACCGCCATACACTATGCTCACGAATCCGCGTTCAACACCGTCTCCAAGGCGGACGACATTCCGGAGACCACGCGAGCGGCAATTCTCAAGCCCCTCACCCGAGCCGAAGGCATCACCAAGGAGACGCTGACCGAGGTGCGGCAGATGGCCCGGGCGCTCGACCCCTCGGCGTTCGGGCAGAAGCTCACCAACGAATCGGTCGACGCGATGGCTCGGTCCTTCGGCGAGACTGGTCTCGACATGCGCACCGAGATCGTCGGCGACGTGAACCTGCTCGGAGCCGACGCGCAGACCCTGCTCTTCCGCGCGTTGCAGGAGACATTGACCAACGCCATCCGCCACGCGCACGCCACGAAGGTCGACCTCTCGGTGGTCGTCGGCAGCCGTGAGACAACGCTGCGGGTGGAGGACGACGGTCCGGGAATCGACGCCGATGACATCGACCACGGTTTCGGTCTTTCCGCGCTACGGGAACGGGCTTGCCAGATTGGCGGGAGCCTGAGTTTGGGTGAATCGCAGGAGCTGGGAGGCGCCAGCGTCACGTTGACGATTCCGATGCGCGTGGACGGCACCGCATCGGTCACCTCGACTACATCGACTACATCGGCTTTATCAACGACTTCG
This Bifidobacterium sp. ESL0790 DNA region includes the following protein-coding sequences:
- a CDS encoding sulfatase-like hydrolase/transferase — its product is MKQTQRQDDRDNDDNDKESEQTGSVDGAMRDVKSVTDTKDTTDGVMDTTDVTDTKKTTDEAPSDINVELSDGVASDYADKEQKQEQNPSKPRRFRIPVWGYVLLFVVFDIAAVLILQWGVTQASTRVQLASPLDGVWDLVSKMWTKGNFVIVLNMLLLGLIYLALIMLFNRFWVATPVLLVMVVLIAVVEHFKVSARYETILPSDLSFVSNGDAGSIVSFIPSGSGPLIAGAVAAMVAFVVIFVLLSHFDERHGKVFAGSSRQGKSIGAVSRIMLLIVPLLLVAGYGAQVSSVNSFTNTFAKAMGDIPSMWDSVYDAQRNGPLVSFLGQVNPHVMDQPDDYSEATMKQVAKRYTAEAARINKTRSSNLDDGTVIFVLSESYSDPTRVPGVEVNHDPMPGIRSIKDQTTSGLMLSSGYGGGTANLEYMSLTGLSMANFDPSLTSPYQQLVPGEKWTPTVNQLWGAEKNSVAFHPYEPSMYSRAQNYKKFGISHFYTLEPPDVIAHQAKIDKSPYVSDQSAYQSVVDEVSKTKSNQFVQLATMQNHMPYHNWYSGNTFKATSSDPSKPLKSDENESINTYAKGVNLTDKATTKFLSQLDAVNKPVTVVFYGDHLPGIYSTASEDTKNSLALHETDYFIWSNKASGRQGVKSVDAAYSSPNFFMAQAAEQNDAKVSPYLAFLTDLHGKVSAIEPPVVNQIQGWDRIPEGQPIYLDAKGHPMAAKDFDKKTRQLMHDYQLIQYDITAGKGYLQDSDFMQVK
- a CDS encoding alpha/beta hydrolase-fold protein — its product is MNWFFKIQIINGWLPKTMLVLSVIGLAVVIILKSKKGWLKPLLKQLGFGVIGLALGGLVVWLLSDVFKVFGVSLGWVVMTTIAVGIGVISALVAAIVQSKGLRRGVAAVTIVFALIYCGISVDKIYGEYTTVGSLFGVPQFSRLDEDSVHDATMSVKEWRKLAAHDDLPSMPKHGEVHSIKIPATKSGFGARTADVYLPPAALSNTPPALPVMVVLAGQPGSPDRYFSAGQLGKMLNTYAAKHDGLAPIAVSPDQNGALVHNTLCTDTKVYGNAETYLVKDVTSWVKSSLPVAKSSQQWLIGGFSQGGTCATQLGPAYPNIYGHIFSAGGEIEPTDGSHKKTVQRYFDGKESEFDKHVPINIIKANAPSKQTWFSAAGEWDGKSQKNQVAISKAAMNAGMSATTVIVKSTGHDWHTVQAGMEAQIDMFGTETGLGETHKTINDYPKLQVVAANTNKETD
- a CDS encoding phosphatidylglycerol lysyltransferase domain-containing protein, which codes for MHDNENTEATANVPQQPQQQGAQHGNHEAEQAMKRQSQDGRNGQNEQNGQTDRTAQQDSGQPAQPALPERPKPQQQPKQKKQQPPQNNKGSQQKSQAQQNPQPQPKKQHNNSRPSKPRKPSSWRILGMDVTQWMRGHLFSIAVALVFFIGNIVYWGIKASRHLRLPAGRTMSLTEILLRNPHPHSPGTYNPIHQADVLPWIGHILRSAVLVRNPILMIIYTLIILVLLAVAQSKMGVWKTIFSSLFSFAVGGTFGLLVCVAVDMGMHDWQRLEQLPVLLSPLTLIIGSLMAASAYTSVLWRRRILLLAYTFIGTLLLFSGNPGDYCTLGAALVGHATGLLMHGPVKDRIHWKRGTDYEIRHLFALAQLVLAIGPLLALTSTSRLGPLTTLGLFASSIWSDSSLLTSCGANPAAQSCILLARQHHIAVAGLWLHMLLPMAALAIVAWGLSRGRRLAAWVSMVLNGSAIVFATLYYIVFPLTITPMSQDLARRYNVMPAFITTVLPPLLLIIFMSRELAHFSIRTSKRQVITGISAIVGMLLVTCAGYMTYALVSPNSFRPRPGVKLLLLDMMRRLLPTGFGGRKATLIAPQTIPATLVSEGLTVVFWLTVLIVFILWFRDHVTEDERGRVQAGELIRHGGESMSFMTTWEGNHYWFSSTGRTGIAYRVLHGIALTVTGPFGDPAEYQQAMREFMAFCETKGWSPSFYAVHDDQREELESLGWSSIQVGTEMVIDPNKWETRGKKWQDIRTAINKAKRDGITDVLTTYNQAGFEIDQQIVEISEQWAQLKALPEMKFTLGGIEELRDERVALLYALDADGKVLGVTSWLPTYREGRIVGWTLDFMRHRTDSPNGTMEFLIARMAERLRDQGRENPENAVEFMSLSAAPLAGMGVGREKPKAAATAEAKAEGKSEGKNGKVEKAATKADVKTEKAKGKPGTESAAKPEATNNGKNAQAAAQPDAAKADSAKAGFSKSGSSKTDDASDKTTAKPAKEPIASPSGTEIIEHALQIVADILEPAYAFKSLFFFKRKFQPMPAPIYICYPDSAKLAQIGIAVVNAYVPELKPAQVVEILKTMTANSKSGH
- a CDS encoding YhbY family RNA-binding protein — translated: MATKLNKRQIKQLKALASKTSPMLWIGKNGVTDAAVKQASETLESHELLKGVVQDGCPVDEREVGETLAGQIGAQLVQVIGHRFVLYRPTKKEGVKKIELVR
- a CDS encoding Fur family transcriptional regulator, with product MLRSGRRGRQHTWQKDAVMEALSSCDDFVSAQDLYRKLSDDGQGIGLSTVYRQLNALADDGQADTIHLNDQQMFRMCQDGEHHHHLVCANCGKTVEIEPPEQWVRTVAEKHGFTVISHTLEVFGLCPDCQQEVEAQ